The following coding sequences are from one Candidatus Paceibacterota bacterium window:
- a CDS encoding CCA tRNA nucleotidyltransferase: protein MTHLIPPEVSRVTDSLQNAGFEAYLVGGCVRDMLRNAKPKDWDVTTNAKPEQIEGLFDHTFYENTYGTVSVVNEDTDDETLKVIEVTPYRLESEYTDNRRPDTVEFSDSLEDDLQRRDFTINAIAYDPQKDTFVDPYQGQKDIKDKTLRTVGDPKDRFNEDALRIMRAVRIHAELGFSIEETTKKGIMDFKGALKDIARERIRDEFTRIIASPNPAEALAVSRETGILDIIIPELTESYGVDQNQAHSFDVWTHLIKSVQHAADKEYSLTVRFAALFHDIGKPATKRWDNKKSDCSFHGHEVVGAKITRKILQRLCFSKEFISRVTTMVRWHMFFSDPEQITLSAVRRLISNIGKENIQEIVNLRICDRIGTGRPKERPYRLRKYQSMIEEAMRDPVSVKSLAVDGNVLLSDLNMAPGPKIGYILHALLEEVLDDPTRNTKEHLLERAKDLLELTEEDLKKLGEKGKEKVEEEDEKALEEIRKKYWVK from the coding sequence ATGACTCATTTAATTCCTCCAGAGGTTTCACGTGTAACAGACTCACTTCAAAACGCAGGTTTTGAAGCGTATTTAGTGGGAGGATGCGTGCGAGACATGCTACGCAACGCAAAACCTAAAGACTGGGATGTGACAACTAACGCTAAACCTGAACAAATCGAGGGGTTATTTGACCACACGTTTTACGAGAACACCTACGGCACAGTCTCGGTAGTGAATGAAGATACCGATGACGAAACACTCAAGGTTATCGAGGTAACGCCGTACCGACTTGAAAGCGAATACACCGACAACAGGCGCCCGGACACCGTTGAGTTCAGTGATTCACTTGAAGATGACCTACAGCGCCGCGACTTCACTATCAACGCCATCGCCTACGACCCTCAAAAAGACACCTTTGTTGACCCTTATCAAGGTCAAAAGGACATAAAGGACAAAACTTTACGCACTGTGGGTGATCCAAAGGACAGGTTCAATGAGGACGCCCTGCGGATCATGCGTGCCGTACGCATCCACGCCGAGCTGGGATTTTCGATAGAAGAAACCACAAAAAAGGGAATTATGGACTTTAAAGGCGCTCTCAAGGATATAGCGAGGGAGCGTATTCGGGATGAATTTACCCGCATTATTGCCTCCCCAAACCCGGCCGAAGCCTTAGCAGTTTCACGTGAAACAGGTATTTTAGACATAATTATACCGGAATTGACTGAATCCTACGGCGTTGATCAGAACCAAGCCCACTCGTTCGATGTTTGGACCCATCTGATCAAGTCCGTTCAACATGCTGCAGATAAGGAATATAGCTTAACTGTACGTTTTGCAGCTCTATTTCACGACATAGGCAAACCGGCCACGAAGCGCTGGGACAACAAAAAAAGCGACTGTAGCTTCCATGGACACGAAGTTGTAGGCGCAAAGATAACACGAAAGATCCTTCAACGGCTTTGTTTCTCAAAAGAATTTATTTCACGTGTAACCACTATGGTCCGTTGGCATATGTTCTTCTCCGATCCGGAGCAGATCACTCTTTCAGCTGTTAGGCGCTTAATAAGCAACATAGGTAAGGAGAATATACAAGAGATCGTGAATTTACGCATATGTGACCGTATCGGTACCGGGCGCCCGAAAGAACGTCCGTATAGACTGCGGAAATACCAATCAATGATCGAGGAGGCTATGCGGGATCCCGTTTCAGTGAAAAGCCTTGCTGTAGACGGAAATGTGCTCCTCAGCGACCTAAATATGGCGCCTGGTCCTAAAATTGGCTATATTCTTCATGCTCTTTTGGAAGAAGTGCTCGATGATCCAACGCGCAATACAAAAGAGCACCTCCTAGAGCGCGCTAAAGACTTACTAGAACTGACCGAGGAGGATTTAAAGAAACTAGGTGAGAAAGGTAAAGAAAAGGTTGAGGAAGAGGACGAAAAAGCCCTAGAGGAAATACGTAAGAAATACTGGGTAAAATAG
- a CDS encoding RNHCP domain-containing protein, which produces MSQQFQRNIENFTCESCGLRIKGNGYTNHCPQCLYSKHVDVNPGDRAADCGGLMEPVMCEAEKGGYVLTHKCGRCGYKRRNKVGESDNKEVLVAIAQSRAV; this is translated from the coding sequence ATGTCTCAACAATTTCAACGAAACATTGAAAATTTTACTTGTGAGAGTTGCGGTTTACGCATAAAAGGAAATGGATACACAAATCACTGCCCGCAGTGTTTGTACTCAAAACATGTTGATGTAAACCCCGGTGATCGGGCTGCTGACTGCGGTGGTCTAATGGAGCCGGTGATGTGTGAAGCAGAAAAAGGAGGATATGTGCTGACACATAAATGTGGTCGGTGTGGTTACAAAAGGAGAAATAAAGTAGGGGAGAGTGATAATAAGGAAGTCCTTGTTGCAATTGCTCAAAGTCGAGCAGTTTGA
- a CDS encoding YraN family protein codes for MAQHNETGRIGESIAARHLEQNGYKITDRNYNKKCGEIDIVAKKKGVMHFIEVKSTAMSFRDRGVYTLRPEEKVDGRKLKRLSRAVQIYASERAMSLERERWQCDVCVVYLDHEVKQSAIEYIRNILLPE; via the coding sequence ATGGCTCAACACAACGAAACTGGAAGGATAGGAGAGAGTATTGCGGCTCGCCACCTTGAACAGAATGGATATAAAATTACTGACCGCAACTACAATAAAAAATGCGGTGAAATTGATATTGTCGCTAAAAAGAAAGGGGTTATGCACTTTATTGAAGTTAAGAGTACCGCAATGTCTTTTAGGGACAGGGGAGTGTATACTTTGCGTCCTGAAGAGAAGGTCGATGGAAGAAAATTAAAGAGGCTGTCACGTGCTGTGCAGATATATGCTTCAGAGAGGGCAATGTCTCTTGAGCGGGAGCGATGGCAGTGTGATGTGTGTGTTGTTTATCTTGATCATGAAGTAAAGCAGTCGGCGATCGAGTATATCCGGAATATCTTGCTGCCGGAGTGA